From Scylla paramamosain isolate STU-SP2022 unplaced genomic scaffold, ASM3559412v1 Contig1, whole genome shotgun sequence, a single genomic window includes:
- the LOC135095670 gene encoding charged multivesicular body protein 7-like isoform X1: MEDSEMRSYLPGEWGDPERMQVLMGPLPHRELNHVAHTARVTFWSAAIHSWCRAALRPFFTLAECQGAFRRGSQIPVCLPQVLQLMMRQGEIVPMNQLNFTDHKQETWVGWGCRVLVVQPAHMLWGNVKYFVGLNTLGNTVLVCQAVLQEMCGRVVETVWNKRSSDTLLITLKDLHSLVREAVGTLENLELVVKTLVAQGRAATVLHHGTLYVKFASPGDAARPEVLPEELAKSDLREARERVERSLKALEEEREALRCQAKIALSRGAKTEALFLLRRKKRVDKSVVTQLGVLENLVSWQHHLDDVETNRQVLGALKGGVEALRTALAGDTSPDAAATTLDDLQQVLEECEDLNALVSSNPVAEDLTGLEDELEGLLLAAGEETRMTGEAELEPRLPDVPTEPPLPTSTVPAQRLSL; this comes from the exons ATGGAGGACAGCGAGATGAGGAGCTACCTGCCGGGGGAGTGGGGTGACCCGGAGCGCATGCAGGTGTTGATGGGGCCCCTGCCGCACCGGGAACTGAACCACGTAGCTCACACTGCCAGGGTCACGTTCTGGTCAGCCGCCATCCACAGCTGGTGCCGCGCTGCCCTGCGACCCTTCTTCACCCTCGCC GAGTGCCAGGGTGCCTTTCGCCGTGGCTCCCAGATCCCTGTTTGCCTCCCACAGGTGTTGCAACTTATgatgag gcAGGGTGAAATCGTACCCATGAACCAACTAAACTTCACGGACCACAAACAAGAAACCTGGGTGGGATGGGGCTGCCGTGTCCTTGTGGTCCAGCCTGCACACATGCTTTGGGGCAATGTGAAGTACTTTGTGGGGCTGAATACACTTGGCAATACTGTGTTGGTGTGCCAGGCtgtgttgcag GAAATGTGCGGCAGGGTAGTGGAGACAGTATGGAACAAGAGAAGCTCCGACACTCTCCTCATCACCCTCAAGGACCTACACAGCCTTGTAAGAGAGGCAGTTGGGACTCTGGAAAACCTGGAATTAGTGGTGAAGACATTGGTAGCACAAGGAAGGGCTGCTACAGTCTTACATCATGGAACTTTGTATGTTAAGTTTGCCAGTCCAGGGGATGCAGCTAGACCAGAGGTGTTGCCAGAGGAGCTAG CCAAAAGTGATCTGCGAGAAGCCagggagagggtggagaggagTCTGAAggcactggaggaggagcgTGAGGCCCTTCGCTGCCAGGCTAAAATTGCCCTGAGTCGTGGGGCTAAGACTGAG GCTCTCTTTCTGCTGCGGAGAAAAAAGCGCGTCGACAAATCTGTGGTGACGCAGCTGGGTGTGCTGGAGAACCTGGTGTCTTGGCAGCACCACCTGGATGACGTGGAGACCAACAG GCAGGTGCTGGGTGCCCTGAAGGGGGGTGTGGAGGCCCTGAGGACGGCCCTAGCTGGTGATACCTCCCCTGACGCAGCCGCCACTACTCTCGATGATCTGCAACAG GTCCTGGAAGAATGCGAGGACCTTAATGCCCTTGTGTCCAGCAATCCTGTAGCTGAAGACCTGACTGGATTGGAGGACGAACTGGAAGGGCTGCTATTGGCTGCTGGAGAGGAGACAAGAATGACAGGAGAGGCAGAACTGG AGCCGAGACTTCCAGACGTACCTACCGAACCACCTCTACCCACCAGCACTGTGCCTGCCCAAAGACTCTCCCTGTGA
- the LOC135095668 gene encoding exostosin-2-like — MILPDAVCGHKYRNAVVSTVIVVVVMVVLRLCAQMVGVGLASGGSDARVSLEAASHWEELVVGGGGQQQPTPSRHNCHYYNCFNVYRCGRNGNQRLSVYVYPLARYVDEEHVAIKPMSREFFEVLDTVLNSEYHTANPEEACVLVPPIDTLNENSLRRDKIGQALSMLPYWAEGENHLLFNMLPGTPPQFDTSLGVGRGKAMVAGGGFSSLTYRRGYDIAIPVYNPAHQNEPLGRKPGSERQWLVVSSQVNIHRDYREDLEAQVTQVMAEGSHSDLLVLEKCGPDVNLTQRCRGDQMYPYPGILREAKFCLVVRGGRLGQSVLYDAMRAGCVPVIVADGYQMPFSEVIDWREASVQVYEEDLPEVMNILRRDVSVERQGEMQRQVLWLYEQYFATMKDITLTTLKILNDRVFPAHARPLSLWNTRPRPSAVANPLFLPLTAPASEGFTAVILTYDRLDSLFQVIQMMAQVPSLSKVLVVWNNQRKPPPQASLWPKINVPLKVVQTRENKLSNRFYPYEEIETECILAIDDDINMMTADELEFGYQVWREFSDRIVGFPSRNVLWSNDTHSWKYDSEWTNEVSMVLTGLAFYHKYWSYVYTTQLPGDIKSWVDTNMNCEDIAMNFLVSNLTGKAPIKVTPRKKFKCGECTSGDLSANEAHMVERSQCVRHFTRVFGTMPLKTVEFRADPVLFMDNFPKKLKLYDDMGSL, encoded by the exons ATG atccTCCCAGACGCGGTGTGCGGCCACAAATACCGTAATGCCGTGGTGTCTACAgtcatcgtggtggtggtgatggtggtgctgcggCTGTGTGCCCAG ATGGTGGGGGTGGGGCTGGCCTCTGGGGGCAGCGACGCACGGGTGAGCCTGGAGGCCGCCAGCCACTGGGAGGAGCTGGTGGTGGGTGGCGGGGGTCAGCAACAGCCAACACCTTCTCGACACAACtgccactactacaactgcttCAATGTGTACAGATGCGGCCGTAATGGAAACcagcgtctgtctgt TTACGTATACCCCCTGGCGCGTTACGTCGACGAGGAGCACGTGGCGATCAAACCAATGTCTCGCGAGTTTTTTGAAGTCCTGGACACAGTCTTAAACTCGGAATACCACACAGCCAACCCAGAGGAGGCGTGTGTGTTGGTGCCCCCCATAGATACACTTAATGAAAACAGTTTGAGGAGGGACAAGATCGGCCAGGCTCTCTCCATGCTGCctta CTGGGCGGAGGGAGAGAACCACCTGCTCTTCAATATGTTGCCAGGAACGCCCCCACAGTTTGACACGAGCCttggggtggggcggggcaagGCCATGGTGGCCGGGGGGGGGTTCTCGTCCCTCACGTATCGAAGGGGCTACGACATCGCCATCCCTGTTTACAACCCGGCCCATCAGAACGAGCCCCTTGGGAGGAAACCTGG GTCAGAGAGGCAGTGGCTGGTGGTGTCATCGCAGGTCAACATTCACAGGGACTACCGGGAAGACTTAGAGGCACAGGTCACGCAGGTCATGGCCGAGGGGAGTCACAGTGACCTCCTTGTGCTGGAGAAGTGTGGGCCTGACGTGAACTTGACCCAGCGTTGCCGTGGTGACCAGATGTACCCTTACCCGGGGATCCTGAGG GAGGCGAAGTTCTGCCTGGTGGTGCGTGGGGGGCGGCTGGGCCAGAGTGTGCTGTACGATGCAATGCGAGCCGGCTGTGTTCCTGTTATTGTGGCAGATGGATACCAGATGCCCTTCTCTGAG GTAATAGACTGGAGGGAGGCGTCGGTCCAGGTGTATGAGGAGGACCTGCCGGAAGTGATGAACATTCTCAGGAGGGACGTGTCggtggagaggcagggagagatgcagagacag GTTCTGTGGCTTTACGAGCAATATTTCGCCACCATGAAGGACATCACACTTACCACACTCAAGATACTCAACGACAGGGTGTTTCCGGCCCACGCTCGGCCACTCAGCCTCTGGAACACCCGGCCACGTCCCTCTGCCGTGGCCAACCCTCTCTTCCTGCCCCTCACTGCCCCAGCCTCCGAAGGGTTCACTGCGGTTATCCTTACTTATGATAGGCTGGATTCATTATTTCAg gtGATCCAGATGATGGCGCAGGTACCGTCACTGTCCAAGGTGCTAGTGGTGTGGAACAATCAGAGGAAGCCGCCCCCGCAAG CCTCACTCTGGCCCAAAATCAATGTGCCCCTCAAGGTGGTTCAGACGAGGGAGAACAAGCTTAGTAACCGGTTCTACCCTTACGAGGAGATTGAAACAGAGTGCATCCTAGCAATTGACGATGACATAAACATGATGACGGCTGATGAACTGGAGTTTGGGtaccag GTGTGGCGTGAATTCTCGGACCGCATAGTTGGCTTCCCGTCTCGTAATGTCCTGTGGAGCAACGACACGCACAGCTGGAAGTACGACTCGGAGTGGACTAATGAG GTGTCAATGGTGCTGACCGGCCTGGCGTTCTACCACAAGTACTGGTCATACGTGTACACCACCCAGCTGCCCGGGGACATCAAGAGCTGGGTGGACACGAACATGAACTGTGAGGATATCGCTATGAATTTCCTTGTCTCCAACCTCACAGGGAAGGCGCccattaag GTGACCCCAAGGAAGAAGTTTAAGTGTGGGGAGTGCACCAGCGGGGACCTCTCAGCCAACGAGGCACACAtg GTGGAGAGATCCCAATGTGTCCGCCACTTCACCCGCGTGTTTGGCACAATGCCGCTTAAAACAGTGGAATTCAGAGCTGACCCGGTGCTCTTCATGGATAACTTCCCCAAGAAACTGAAGCTGTATGATGATATGGGTAGcttgtag
- the LOC135095670 gene encoding uncharacterized protein LOC135095670 isoform X2, with amino-acid sequence MEDSEMRSYLPGEWGDPERMQVLMGPLPHRELNHVAHTARVTFWSAAIHSWCRAALRPFFTLAEMCGRVVETVWNKRSSDTLLITLKDLHSLVREAVGTLENLELVVKTLVAQGRAATVLHHGTLYVKFASPGDAARPEVLPEELAKSDLREARERVERSLKALEEEREALRCQAKIALSRGAKTEALFLLRRKKRVDKSVVTQLGVLENLVSWQHHLDDVETNRQVLGALKGGVEALRTALAGDTSPDAAATTLDDLQQVLEECEDLNALVSSNPVAEDLTGLEDELEGLLLAAGEETRMTGEAELEPRLPDVPTEPPLPTSTVPAQRLSL; translated from the exons ATGGAGGACAGCGAGATGAGGAGCTACCTGCCGGGGGAGTGGGGTGACCCGGAGCGCATGCAGGTGTTGATGGGGCCCCTGCCGCACCGGGAACTGAACCACGTAGCTCACACTGCCAGGGTCACGTTCTGGTCAGCCGCCATCCACAGCTGGTGCCGCGCTGCCCTGCGACCCTTCTTCACCCTCGCC GAAATGTGCGGCAGGGTAGTGGAGACAGTATGGAACAAGAGAAGCTCCGACACTCTCCTCATCACCCTCAAGGACCTACACAGCCTTGTAAGAGAGGCAGTTGGGACTCTGGAAAACCTGGAATTAGTGGTGAAGACATTGGTAGCACAAGGAAGGGCTGCTACAGTCTTACATCATGGAACTTTGTATGTTAAGTTTGCCAGTCCAGGGGATGCAGCTAGACCAGAGGTGTTGCCAGAGGAGCTAG CCAAAAGTGATCTGCGAGAAGCCagggagagggtggagaggagTCTGAAggcactggaggaggagcgTGAGGCCCTTCGCTGCCAGGCTAAAATTGCCCTGAGTCGTGGGGCTAAGACTGAG GCTCTCTTTCTGCTGCGGAGAAAAAAGCGCGTCGACAAATCTGTGGTGACGCAGCTGGGTGTGCTGGAGAACCTGGTGTCTTGGCAGCACCACCTGGATGACGTGGAGACCAACAG GCAGGTGCTGGGTGCCCTGAAGGGGGGTGTGGAGGCCCTGAGGACGGCCCTAGCTGGTGATACCTCCCCTGACGCAGCCGCCACTACTCTCGATGATCTGCAACAG GTCCTGGAAGAATGCGAGGACCTTAATGCCCTTGTGTCCAGCAATCCTGTAGCTGAAGACCTGACTGGATTGGAGGACGAACTGGAAGGGCTGCTATTGGCTGCTGGAGAGGAGACAAGAATGACAGGAGAGGCAGAACTGG AGCCGAGACTTCCAGACGTACCTACCGAACCACCTCTACCCACCAGCACTGTGCCTGCCCAAAGACTCTCCCTGTGA